The genomic DNA TTATTAGACAGTTTTACTGTAGACCATACGAAGATGATCGCACCTGCGGTACGTGTGGCTAAAAAGATGAGTAGCCCAAGCGGAGATGATATTACAGTCTATGACCTGCGTTTTTGTGTACCCAATCAGGAAGCATTGCCGGAAAAAGGTATCCATACATTAGAACATCTGTTTGCAGGTTTTATGCGAGACAATTTGAACAGTAAGGATGTGGAGATCATAGATGTCTCTCCTATGGGATGCCGTACAGGATTCTACATGTCAGTGCTCGGATCACCAAAAGCCAAAAAGGTAGCCAAAGCGTGGAAGAAGTCGATGAAAGATGTACTTGGCGTTGAAAGCAAAAAAGATATCCCGGAATTGAATAAGTATCAGTGCGGGACATACAAAATGCATTCATTAGATGAAGCACAAGCGATTGCACACACGGTATTGGATAGAGGTGT from Sulfurovum xiamenensis includes the following:
- the luxS gene encoding S-ribosylhomocysteine lyase; this translates as MPLLDSFTVDHTKMIAPAVRVAKKMSSPSGDDITVYDLRFCVPNQEALPEKGIHTLEHLFAGFMRDNLNSKDVEIIDVSPMGCRTGFYMSVLGSPKAKKVAKAWKKSMKDVLGVESKKDIPELNKYQCGTYKMHSLDEAQAIAHTVLDRGVGVMDNRKLKMTKKQIKEANK